In Halorussus limi, a genomic segment contains:
- the glpA gene encoding anaerobic glycerol-3-phosphate dehydrogenase subunit GlpA, producing the protein MTATTDVLVVGGGSTGTGIARDLAMRGVDVTLVEKGNLTHGTTGRMHGLLHSGGRYAVSDQASAEECIEENRVLRDIAGHCVEETGGQFVQLEGDPDEYFEEKLEGCRECGIPAEVLSAEEAREEEPYLTKDVKRAIRVPDGAVDPFRLCVANAVSAENHGARVETHAEVIDLLGDDERITGAEIRHETGPGKRSHGKSGETEEIRAEYVVNATGAWAGRIGEMAGVDIEVRPSKGVMVVMNCRQVDTVINRCRPKGDADIVVPHETTAILGTTDEEVEDPEDYPEERWEVDLMIDELKRLVPILGEARTVRSFWGVRPLYEPPEVGSSDPTDITRDYFLLDHEERDDLHGLTSIVGGKFTTYRMMAEEISDHVCDQLGVSATCRTAEVPLPGSEDESVLDAGMDRFGLRSPVARRSTQRLGSRADEVLSSVEPNPVLCDCEAVTRAEVRDAIDQSGTDLNAVRIRTRASMGNCQGGFCCHRMASELHPEFDEPQAYAALDDLFEERWKGERHALWGEQLSQAGLNYALHSATMNRDRDPADREEAIAFGEFDGGQRGD; encoded by the coding sequence ATGACAGCTACTACGGACGTTCTCGTCGTCGGCGGGGGTTCTACCGGCACCGGCATCGCCAGGGACTTGGCGATGCGGGGGGTCGACGTCACCCTCGTCGAGAAAGGGAACCTGACCCACGGGACGACCGGGCGGATGCACGGCCTGCTCCACAGCGGCGGGCGCTACGCCGTCTCCGACCAGGCGAGCGCGGAGGAGTGCATCGAGGAGAACCGCGTCCTCCGGGACATCGCGGGCCACTGCGTCGAGGAGACCGGCGGCCAGTTCGTCCAGTTGGAGGGCGACCCCGACGAGTACTTCGAGGAGAAGTTGGAGGGCTGTCGGGAGTGCGGCATCCCCGCGGAGGTCCTCAGCGCCGAGGAGGCCCGCGAGGAGGAACCCTACCTCACGAAGGACGTGAAGCGCGCGATTCGGGTTCCCGACGGGGCCGTCGACCCGTTTCGGCTCTGCGTGGCCAACGCGGTCAGCGCCGAGAACCACGGCGCGCGCGTCGAGACCCACGCCGAGGTAATCGACCTGTTGGGCGACGACGAGCGCATCACCGGCGCGGAGATTCGCCACGAGACCGGTCCCGGAAAGCGCTCGCACGGGAAGTCCGGCGAGACCGAGGAGATTCGCGCGGAGTACGTGGTCAACGCGACCGGCGCGTGGGCCGGCCGAATCGGCGAGATGGCGGGCGTCGACATCGAGGTCCGGCCCTCGAAGGGCGTGATGGTCGTCATGAACTGCCGGCAGGTGGACACCGTCATCAATCGGTGCCGACCGAAGGGCGACGCCGACATCGTCGTGCCCCACGAGACGACGGCCATCCTCGGCACGACCGACGAGGAGGTCGAAGACCCCGAGGACTACCCCGAGGAGCGGTGGGAGGTCGACCTGATGATAGACGAGTTGAAGCGACTCGTCCCCATCCTCGGGGAGGCCCGGACGGTCCGGTCGTTCTGGGGCGTCCGCCCGCTGTACGAACCGCCGGAGGTCGGGAGTTCGGACCCGACAGACATCACCCGCGACTACTTCCTGCTCGACCACGAGGAGCGCGACGACCTTCACGGACTCACCTCCATCGTCGGCGGGAAGTTCACCACCTACCGCATGATGGCCGAGGAGATTTCCGACCACGTCTGCGACCAGTTGGGCGTCAGCGCGACGTGCCGGACTGCCGAGGTCCCGCTTCCGGGCAGCGAGGACGAGTCCGTCCTCGACGCCGGGATGGACCGATTCGGCCTGCGCTCGCCGGTCGCGCGCCGGAGCACCCAGCGCCTCGGCAGTCGCGCGGACGAGGTACTCTCGTCGGTGGAACCGAATCCGGTCCTCTGCGACTGCGAGGCGGTCACTCGCGCGGAGGTGCGCGACGCCATCGACCAGTCGGGCACCGACCTCAACGCGGTCCGCATCCGGACCCGCGCGTCGATGGGCAACTGTCAGGGCGGGTTCTGCTGTCACCGGATGGCGAGCGAACTCCACCCGGAGTTCGACGAACCGCAGGCCTACGCCGCGCTCGACGACCTGTTCGAGGAGCGCTGGAAGGGCGAGCGCCACGCCCTCTGGGGCGAACAGCTATCGCAGGCCGGCCTGAACTACGCGCTCCACTCCGCGACGATGAACCGGGACCGCGACCCGGCCGACCGCGAGGAAGCGATTGCGTTCGGCGAGTTCGACGGAGGCCAGCGTGGCGATTGA
- the glpB gene encoding glycerol-3-phosphate dehydrogenase subunit GlpB, protein MAIEDDVTVVGGGIAGMTAALAAAREGVDVRLLSHKDSTLKSASGLVDVLGYLPESDGEGPLSDPFEAIPQLPDAHPYRTVGVEGVREALAVFDGVVGDRYRGDHTDRNALVPTHGGAVKPTARYPASAAAGLASDDRSALLVGFETVTDFDAPLAADHLESAGVPFAARGATISFPGDFRVDAKITRFADALDADERVAVQGDGYTTELPVREALAEAVKPHLRGAERVGFPALLGQHRPDEVRESLEAELGAAVFEVPMGPPSIPGMRLEGALTGACREAGVRFTTGNPVVDYEEGGRAGSEDIAAVRVERNGAAIPFHADQFVLATGGLVGKGIDSDREGVAEPIFDCHVPHSGDRYDWFADAAFGDHPFARFGVETDDDLRPLDRRGDVEFPNLRAAGAVLGGHDFAAEKSGAGVSLATGVAAGRSAAKEVSDS, encoded by the coding sequence GTGGCGATTGAAGACGACGTGACCGTCGTCGGGGGCGGCATCGCCGGGATGACCGCCGCGCTCGCCGCCGCCCGCGAGGGCGTGGACGTCCGCCTGCTCTCGCACAAGGACTCGACCCTCAAGAGCGCGAGCGGACTGGTGGACGTGTTGGGGTATCTCCCCGAATCGGACGGAGAAGGACCGCTCTCCGACCCCTTCGAGGCCATCCCGCAACTCCCCGACGCCCACCCGTACCGGACCGTGGGCGTCGAGGGCGTCCGCGAGGCGCTGGCGGTCTTCGACGGGGTCGTCGGCGACCGCTACCGCGGCGACCACACCGACCGAAACGCGCTCGTGCCCACTCACGGCGGGGCGGTGAAACCGACAGCGCGCTACCCCGCGAGCGCGGCGGCCGGACTGGCGAGCGACGACCGGAGCGCCCTCCTCGTGGGGTTCGAGACCGTCACCGACTTCGACGCGCCATTGGCGGCCGACCACCTCGAATCCGCGGGCGTCCCGTTCGCCGCGCGGGGCGCGACGATTTCGTTCCCCGGCGACTTCCGGGTGGACGCCAAGATTACTCGGTTCGCCGACGCGCTCGACGCCGACGAGCGCGTGGCAGTCCAGGGTGACGGCTACACGACGGAACTCCCGGTCCGGGAGGCGCTCGCGGAGGCGGTGAAACCCCATCTCCGCGGCGCGGAGCGCGTGGGCTTTCCGGCGCTCCTCGGCCAGCACCGGCCAGACGAGGTGCGCGAGAGCCTCGAAGCAGAACTCGGCGCGGCGGTGTTCGAGGTGCCGATGGGACCGCCGAGCATCCCGGGGATGCGCCTCGAAGGCGCGCTTACCGGGGCGTGCCGGGAGGCGGGCGTGCGCTTCACGACCGGCAACCCCGTCGTGGACTACGAGGAAGGCGGCAGGGCGGGCAGCGAAGACATCGCCGCCGTCCGCGTCGAGCGCAACGGCGCGGCGATTCCGTTCCACGCCGACCAGTTCGTGCTGGCGACCGGCGGCCTCGTGGGCAAGGGGATCGACTCGGACCGCGAGGGCGTCGCCGAACCGATTTTCGACTGCCACGTGCCCCACTCGGGCGACCGGTACGACTGGTTCGCCGACGCGGCGTTCGGCGACCACCCGTTCGCTCGGTTCGGGGTGGAGACCGACGACGACCTGCGACCCCTCGACCGGAGGGGTGACGTGGAGTTTCCGAACCTCCGGGCCGCCGGGGCGGTGCTGGGCGGCCACGACTTCGCGGCCGAGAAGTCCGGTGCGGGCGTCTCGCTCGCCACCGGCGTCGCGGCCGGACGCAGCGCGGCCAAAGAGGTGTCTGATTCATGA
- a CDS encoding anaerobic glycerol-3-phosphate dehydrogenase subunit C, translated as MSDAEQPTNPNDSNDVNEVRHEETVSDDEFEPVQVFPESEDMDLRPGSDDCYKCSTCDTNCPVAEVDDDFPGPKFQGPEQWRLKRKEDTDIDDSVMSCSNCMRCDSSCPSDVPLSQMHNTARGEYVENQMDKLSREYVRNRILANYRTMAELGSKVPRLTNFLMGNSLVQAVNEKVLGITSEREFPEFAEETFREWWEKRGGPQVRSEDKRVAYFHGCYSNYNTPAVGKAMVRLFESFGYEVVVPKQRCSGTPMFANGMLDDAKRAAGINVENFSGLVEEGYDIIASCTSCSMSLRQEYPELFSYDGTASVAAHTYEALEYLRLHEDLEAELADAEVDAGEFAYHAPCHARNQGLAGQAVELIDGLDGANAEDVGDSCSGISGTYGWKDEKYETSMKIGAEMFEHMEETDAEAGMTECPTCAMQMEHGTGYEIRHPLEVLEEALVEGSH; from the coding sequence ATGAGCGACGCAGAACAGCCAACTAACCCGAACGACTCGAACGACGTGAACGAAGTGCGCCACGAGGAAACGGTCTCGGACGACGAGTTCGAACCGGTGCAGGTGTTCCCCGAGAGCGAAGACATGGACCTCCGACCGGGGAGCGACGACTGTTACAAGTGTTCGACCTGCGACACCAACTGCCCCGTCGCGGAGGTGGACGACGACTTCCCCGGGCCGAAGTTCCAGGGGCCCGAGCAGTGGCGACTCAAGCGCAAGGAGGACACCGACATCGACGACTCGGTGATGTCCTGCTCGAACTGCATGCGGTGTGACTCGTCGTGTCCCTCCGACGTGCCCCTCAGCCAGATGCACAACACGGCCCGCGGGGAGTACGTCGAGAACCAGATGGACAAGCTATCCCGGGAGTACGTCCGCAACCGGATTCTGGCGAACTACCGGACGATGGCGGAACTCGGGAGCAAGGTCCCGCGACTCACCAACTTCCTGATGGGCAACTCGCTCGTGCAGGCGGTCAACGAGAAGGTGCTGGGCATCACGAGCGAGCGTGAGTTCCCCGAGTTCGCCGAGGAGACGTTCCGCGAGTGGTGGGAGAAGCGAGGTGGCCCGCAGGTCCGCTCCGAGGACAAGCGCGTCGCGTACTTCCACGGCTGTTACTCGAACTACAACACCCCGGCGGTCGGCAAGGCGATGGTCCGACTGTTCGAGTCGTTCGGCTACGAGGTGGTCGTCCCCAAGCAGCGGTGTTCGGGGACGCCCATGTTCGCCAACGGGATGCTGGACGACGCCAAGCGCGCGGCCGGAATCAACGTCGAGAACTTCTCGGGCCTCGTCGAGGAGGGCTACGACATCATCGCCTCCTGTACCTCCTGTTCGATGTCACTCCGCCAGGAGTACCCGGAACTGTTCAGTTACGACGGGACCGCCAGCGTCGCGGCCCACACCTACGAGGCGCTCGAATACCTCCGACTCCACGAGGACCTCGAAGCCGAGTTGGCGGACGCGGAAGTCGACGCGGGCGAGTTCGCCTACCACGCGCCCTGCCACGCCCGGAATCAGGGTCTGGCCGGACAGGCGGTCGAACTCATCGACGGTCTTGACGGCGCGAACGCCGAGGACGTGGGCGACTCGTGTTCCGGCATCTCGGGCACCTACGGTTGGAAGGACGAGAAATACGAAACGTCCATGAAAATCGGCGCTGAGATGTTCGAACACATGGAGGAGACCGACGCCGAGGCGGGCATGACCGAGTGTCCGACCTGCGCGATGCAGATGGAACACGGGACCGGCTACGAGATTCGCCATCCGCTCGAAGTGCTGGAGGAGGCCCTCGTCGAGGGGAGCCACTGA
- a CDS encoding Cdc6/Cdc18 family protein gives MDLEERIARRQATRGDDLFVDRSPLNPAVHLPDPVGRGPVLERLLDVLDPVFDRRLPPDAAVYGPKGSGKSALVSALFAHLSDQFGRRHRRIGTTTRAGTAADAVEFVHVDGYRTTSEFQFYHTLLDAVVEESVPRRGVGTDRLRERLVEQFSSSARRAVVAVDHVGSPSSPDGGKLREWFDPVADDAALVVVGRAVPDDWSAKTVHVPEYRQHALVDILTERASRALTSGALRHGQARHLAEWASGDAHDALAAAFGAADIADADGADRIRASDVDAGIEDVPDDGIHVGRVFALPENRREVLLKLISLDATLPIDDAASAIAERSDLTAATVKRFLYELAERGVLERIQTDSTDGSGRRPSRAVPRFPTLPFRRLDGRRSA, from the coding sequence ATGGACCTCGAAGAACGAATCGCTCGGCGACAGGCCACGCGGGGCGACGACCTGTTCGTGGACCGAAGCCCGCTCAACCCCGCGGTTCACCTGCCCGACCCGGTCGGTCGGGGTCCAGTCCTCGAACGCCTCCTCGACGTTCTCGACCCCGTGTTCGACCGGCGACTCCCGCCGGACGCCGCGGTGTACGGGCCGAAGGGGTCGGGGAAGTCGGCGCTCGTGAGTGCGCTATTCGCTCACCTCAGCGACCAGTTCGGGCGACGGCACCGCCGAATCGGTACGACGACCCGCGCCGGGACCGCCGCCGACGCCGTCGAGTTCGTCCACGTCGACGGCTACCGGACGACCAGCGAGTTCCAGTTCTACCACACGCTGCTCGACGCCGTGGTCGAGGAGTCGGTCCCCCGACGCGGCGTCGGGACCGACCGACTCCGCGAGCGGTTGGTCGAGCAGTTCTCGTCGTCCGCCCGGAGGGCCGTCGTCGCCGTCGACCACGTCGGGAGTCCGAGTTCGCCCGACGGCGGAAAACTCCGCGAGTGGTTCGACCCCGTCGCCGACGACGCGGCGCTCGTGGTCGTCGGCCGAGCGGTCCCCGACGACTGGAGCGCGAAGACCGTCCACGTGCCGGAGTACCGCCAGCACGCGCTGGTCGACATTTTGACCGAGCGGGCCTCGCGAGCGCTGACGAGCGGTGCCCTCAGGCACGGGCAGGCCCGCCATCTCGCGGAGTGGGCCAGCGGCGACGCCCACGACGCCCTCGCGGCCGCGTTCGGCGCGGCCGACATCGCGGACGCCGACGGTGCCGACCGAATCCGGGCGAGCGACGTGGACGCCGGCATCGAGGACGTGCCCGACGACGGGATTCACGTCGGGCGGGTCTTCGCCCTGCCGGAGAACCGGCGCGAGGTCCTCCTGAAACTCATCTCGCTCGACGCGACGCTTCCGATAGACGACGCGGCCAGCGCCATCGCGGAGCGCTCGGACCTGACCGCGGCGACGGTCAAGCGGTTCCTCTACGAACTCGCGGAGCGGGGCGTCCTCGAACGGATTCAGACCGACTCGACCGACGGGAGCGGGCGTCGCCCTAGCCGCGCAGTTCCGCGGTTCCCGACCCTCCCGTTCCGACGCCTCGACGGCAGACGGTCAGCGTAG
- a CDS encoding NAD-dependent epimerase/dehydratase family protein, producing MNVFVAGATGVLGRRLVAELADRGHDVVGLTRDESGDRRVRAAGGVPRRGDVLDRESLRSAAEGADTVVHAATAIPTAGKPTDDDWERNDRVRREGARNLTAVASEAGADRFVQQSVVWVVRRPDGSAFDETADPNPDRTTRSALDAERIAREAADDAEFETAVLRCGFFYAHDSAHVRSFGERLLAGRMPIVGRGLLGRGDAELSFLHADDAARAFAEATVGAESGLYHVADGTPVTTADFLRALADRLGAPDPRRMPGWLAKRLAGEATVDLLTSPMPTDAERFRRDFDWRPRYPSYREGLDAVVERWREEGVLRETGDGYEWRAEAVESAETADVAEAAET from the coding sequence ATGAACGTCTTCGTCGCCGGCGCGACCGGCGTCCTCGGACGACGACTGGTGGCGGAACTCGCCGACCGCGGCCACGACGTCGTCGGCCTGACGCGAGACGAATCGGGCGACCGACGGGTCCGGGCCGCGGGCGGCGTCCCGCGGCGCGGCGACGTACTCGACCGCGAATCGCTCCGGAGCGCGGCCGAGGGGGCCGACACCGTGGTCCACGCCGCGACTGCCATCCCCACCGCGGGGAAGCCGACCGACGACGACTGGGAGCGGAACGACCGGGTCCGCCGGGAGGGCGCGCGGAACCTGACCGCGGTCGCGAGCGAGGCGGGCGCGGACCGCTTCGTCCAGCAGAGCGTCGTCTGGGTCGTACGCCGACCCGACGGTTCCGCGTTCGACGAGACCGCAGACCCGAACCCGGACCGGACCACTCGGTCGGCGCTCGACGCCGAGCGAATCGCCCGCGAGGCGGCCGACGACGCCGAATTCGAGACCGCGGTCCTCCGGTGTGGCTTCTTCTACGCCCACGACTCGGCGCACGTCCGGTCGTTCGGCGAGCGACTGCTCGCCGGGCGGATGCCGATAGTCGGCCGCGGACTTCTGGGCCGGGGCGACGCCGAACTCTCCTTCCTCCACGCCGACGACGCCGCGCGGGCGTTCGCCGAGGCGACCGTCGGGGCGGAAAGCGGTCTCTACCACGTCGCGGACGGGACCCCCGTCACGACCGCCGACTTCCTGCGGGCCTTGGCCGACCGCCTCGGCGCACCGGACCCCCGAAGGATGCCGGGGTGGCTGGCGAAACGCCTCGCGGGCGAGGCGACGGTGGACCTGCTGACGTCTCCGATGCCGACCGACGCCGAGCGGTTCCGGCGCGACTTCGACTGGAGGCCCCGGTATCCGTCCTACCGCGAGGGCCTCGACGCGGTGGTCGAGCGGTGGCGCGAGGAGGGGGTGCTCCGAGAAACCGGAGACGGCTACGAGTGGCGCGCGGAGGCGGTCGAGTCGGCCGAGACGGCGGACGTAGCGGAGGCGGCGGAGACGTAG
- a CDS encoding helix-turn-helix domain-containing protein yields MCGPTTAEEVAVLPDLRGGFIGAAGAHRRMRRLQLTFYAPDTEVHPLHTLMAERDFVSAAEMVHWNDAGETMTHAFYVEADREAFAAALDETPEVRAYDLTTVAEDRFYLHVRAGTTPVQRAMFDAYNRGGVVVTSSLEHTEDGGVTFEVVGTAEALQDLHGGAPDGIEVEVERVGGPSGDYETLLSERQREAVEAAVAAGYYDVPRAASHEAVAEALDCSPSTASEHLRKAESTVLHALFGE; encoded by the coding sequence ATGTGCGGACCCACGACCGCGGAGGAGGTAGCGGTTCTGCCGGACCTGCGCGGTGGATTTATAGGCGCGGCGGGCGCCCACCGGCGTATGCGTCGCCTCCAGTTGACGTTCTACGCGCCCGACACCGAGGTTCATCCGCTCCACACGCTGATGGCCGAGCGCGACTTCGTGAGCGCCGCCGAGATGGTTCACTGGAACGACGCGGGCGAGACCATGACCCACGCGTTCTACGTCGAGGCCGACCGCGAGGCCTTCGCCGCGGCGCTCGACGAGACGCCCGAGGTCCGGGCCTACGACCTGACAACGGTGGCCGAGGACCGCTTCTACCTCCACGTCCGGGCCGGGACGACGCCGGTCCAGCGGGCGATGTTCGACGCCTACAATCGGGGCGGCGTCGTGGTCACGTCGTCGCTCGAACACACCGAAGACGGCGGAGTCACCTTCGAGGTGGTCGGCACCGCCGAGGCGTTACAGGACCTCCACGGTGGCGCTCCAGACGGCATCGAGGTGGAAGTCGAGCGCGTCGGCGGGCCGTCCGGGGATTACGAGACGCTCCTCTCGGAGCGCCAGCGCGAGGCCGTCGAGGCGGCGGTCGCGGCGGGGTACTACGACGTGCCGCGGGCCGCGTCCCACGAAGCGGTCGCCGAGGCGCTGGACTGCTCGCCGAGCACGGCGTCCGAACACCTCCGGAAGGCCGAGTCGACGGTGCTCCACGCGCTGTTCGGGGAGTGA
- a CDS encoding DUF368 domain-containing protein, with translation MREWLSIYLKGVSMGAADAVPGVSGGTIALITGIYERLVGAIAAFDPRVLADLPRVYDPEARRRVAGMLREMDVAFLLVLGAGIMTAIVGVTGAVSRIADSSPAVLFAFFFGLIAASALVLWSEVRLDTGGEKAAAVVGFVVAFLLASESTAAAIPHSPPVLFVVGAIAICAMILPGVSGSFLLILFGQYIFMSDTLHAFIDEAVGVVRGGPVESAVGPAVAVVSFVAGAAVGILTFARVVEWALSNHREVTLTFLVALMVGALRLPVAKILGAGGEWPVARVAAVLLAGVAGTAAVLLVDYYTDDLDYVEDDPTATPAPRND, from the coding sequence ATGCGAGAGTGGCTCTCCATCTACCTGAAAGGCGTCTCCATGGGTGCCGCCGACGCCGTCCCCGGCGTCTCCGGCGGGACCATTGCGCTGATAACCGGCATCTACGAGCGACTGGTCGGAGCCATCGCCGCCTTCGACCCCCGCGTGCTGGCCGACCTGCCGCGAGTCTACGACCCCGAGGCCCGGCGGCGCGTCGCGGGAATGCTCCGCGAGATGGACGTGGCGTTCCTGCTGGTCCTCGGTGCGGGAATCATGACCGCCATCGTGGGAGTGACCGGAGCGGTCAGTCGTATCGCGGACTCGTCGCCGGCCGTCCTGTTCGCGTTCTTCTTCGGTCTCATCGCGGCGTCCGCGCTCGTCCTCTGGAGCGAGGTCCGACTCGACACCGGGGGCGAGAAGGCGGCCGCCGTCGTCGGCTTCGTCGTCGCGTTCCTGCTCGCGAGTGAGTCGACGGCCGCGGCGATTCCCCACTCGCCGCCCGTCCTGTTCGTCGTCGGCGCGATAGCCATCTGCGCGATGATTCTGCCCGGCGTTTCGGGGTCGTTTTTACTCATCCTGTTCGGCCAGTACATCTTCATGTCGGACACGCTCCACGCGTTCATCGACGAGGCCGTCGGCGTCGTCCGCGGCGGTCCGGTCGAATCCGCGGTCGGTCCCGCCGTCGCCGTGGTGTCGTTCGTCGCGGGCGCGGCCGTCGGCATCCTCACTTTCGCCCGCGTCGTCGAATGGGCGCTGTCGAACCACCGCGAGGTGACACTGACGTTCCTCGTCGCGCTGATGGTCGGCGCGCTACGGCTTCCGGTCGCGAAGATTCTCGGCGCCGGCGGCGAGTGGCCGGTGGCGCGCGTGGCCGCGGTCCTGCTGGCCGGCGTTGCGGGCACCGCGGCGGTCCTGCTCGTGGACTACTACACCGACGACCTCGACTACGTCGAGGACGACCCGACCGCGACGCCCGCGCCGCGCAACGACTGA